In Gemmatimonadota bacterium, one DNA window encodes the following:
- a CDS encoding SDR family oxidoreductase, giving the protein MELGLGKKVALVCGASSGLGRAAALELAREGARVVVCSRSERTLEAARADIALTTRAETLAIAADLSEPDQVDRLVDQTLERFGRIDILVTNTGGPPAGPFEAHDRDTWSRAIRQNLESVINLCRAALPSMKQNGWGRIINITSISVKQPVDGLILSNSLRAGVTGFARTLANEVAAEGITVNNVLPGYTATERLTELADAMAGRKGTTPADERAVWEQQTPAGRLGQPEELAALIAFLASERAAYITAQSIAVDGGWVRSLL; this is encoded by the coding sequence ATGGAGCTGGGGCTCGGCAAGAAGGTGGCGCTGGTCTGCGGTGCCAGCAGTGGCCTCGGTCGCGCCGCCGCGCTGGAGCTGGCGCGTGAGGGTGCGCGCGTCGTCGTCTGTTCGCGCAGCGAACGGACGCTGGAGGCCGCGCGCGCCGACATCGCGCTCACCACGCGCGCGGAGACGCTCGCCATCGCGGCAGACCTGAGCGAGCCGGACCAGGTGGACCGCCTCGTGGACCAGACGCTCGAGCGCTTCGGTCGCATCGACATCCTGGTGACCAATACCGGAGGGCCGCCTGCCGGCCCGTTCGAGGCCCACGACCGCGACACGTGGAGCCGGGCCATCCGCCAGAACCTCGAGAGCGTCATCAACCTCTGCCGCGCGGCCTTGCCGTCGATGAAGCAGAACGGCTGGGGCCGCATCATCAACATCACCTCCATCTCGGTGAAACAGCCGGTGGACGGGCTCATCCTGTCCAACTCGTTGCGGGCCGGCGTGACCGGCTTCGCGCGCACGCTCGCGAATGAGGTGGCGGCCGAGGGAATCACGGTGAACAACGTGCTGCCCGGGTACACGGCCACCGAGCGGTTGACCGAACTGGCGGACGCCATGGCCGGACGCAAGGGCACGACGCCCGCGGACGAGCGCGCGGTGTGGGAGCAGCAGACGCCCGCCGGTCGGCTGGGACAGCCGGAGGAGCTCGCCGCTCTGATCGCCTTCCTGGCTTCGGAGCGGGCCGCCTACATCACGGCGCAGTCCATCGCCGTGGATGGAGGGTGGGTGCGGTCGCTGCTGTAG
- a CDS encoding methylated-DNA--[protein]-cysteine S-methyltransferase: MMPAALPPRPEMWAAFAARDAAYDGIFVAAVRTTGIFCRPVCPARKPRPENVEFFPQARDALFAGYRPCRRCGPLATPGSAPDWLAPLLVEVERDPTRRWRAADLRERGLHPDRVRRWFQARHGMTFLAYARSRRLGAALRAIRDGEAVASAAFAHGYDSLSGFNAAFKDAVGVPPSAARDGTLVWVQELDTPLGPMVAAATEEALCLLEFADRRMLERQIRSVARHLQPTFVSGSTPLLDTVRAELARYFATGRPVFSTPLLLLGSGFQRAVWTRLRDVPAGTTLSYGALAVALGRPSAVRAVARANGANRLAILVPCHRVVGSDGALTGYGGGLWRKRRLLELEGVATRGD, translated from the coding sequence ATGATGCCCGCCGCCCTTCCGCCGCGCCCGGAGATGTGGGCCGCGTTCGCGGCCCGTGACGCCGCCTACGACGGGATCTTCGTGGCCGCCGTCCGCACCACGGGGATCTTCTGTCGTCCGGTCTGTCCGGCCCGCAAGCCGCGGCCCGAGAACGTCGAGTTCTTCCCACAGGCCCGGGACGCCCTCTTCGCGGGCTACCGGCCCTGTCGGCGCTGTGGGCCCCTGGCTACTCCCGGGTCCGCTCCGGACTGGCTGGCTCCCCTCCTGGTCGAGGTGGAGCGCGATCCGACCCGGCGCTGGCGGGCCGCGGACCTGCGCGAGCGCGGGCTGCATCCCGACCGGGTGCGTCGCTGGTTCCAGGCCCGGCACGGCATGACGTTCCTCGCCTACGCGCGCTCGCGCCGCCTGGGGGCCGCGCTGCGGGCCATCCGGGACGGGGAGGCGGTGGCCTCGGCCGCGTTCGCCCACGGCTACGACTCGCTGAGTGGCTTCAACGCGGCCTTCAAGGACGCGGTCGGCGTGCCTCCGAGCGCGGCCCGGGACGGGACGCTGGTCTGGGTGCAGGAGCTGGACACCCCCCTCGGACCGATGGTGGCCGCCGCCACCGAGGAGGCGCTCTGTCTGCTGGAGTTCGCGGATCGGCGCATGCTGGAGCGTCAGATCCGCAGCGTGGCCCGTCACCTGCAGCCCACGTTCGTGTCGGGCTCCACTCCGCTCCTGGACACGGTGCGCGCCGAGCTGGCCCGCTATTTCGCAACGGGCCGCCCCGTCTTCTCGACGCCGCTGCTGCTGCTCGGTTCCGGGTTCCAGCGCGCGGTGTGGACGCGGCTCCGTGACGTGCCCGCCGGAACCACCCTGAGCTACGGGGCCCTCGCGGTCGCGCTGGGTCGTCCGTCCGCGGTGCGGGCCGTGGCCCGGGCGAACGGCGCCAATCGTCTCGCGATCCTCGTGCCCTGCCACCGCGTGGTGGGATCCGATGGCGCCCTCACGGGCTACGGAGGCGGCCTGTGGCGCAAGCGCAGGCTGCTGGAGCTGGAAGGCGTCGCCACGCGTGGCGACTGA
- the ggt gene encoding gamma-glutamyltransferase yields the protein MRPRAHLRRGGVAAPLALALAVATAGAGTWLAVRADAAAPVRAGDPVRAPNGMVVSQSAIASEVGARVLEEGGNAIDAAVATGLALAVTHPTAGNIGGGGFMVVRFPDGRVTAYDFRERAPAAAHPDMFLEADGEYSPERHHNSHLAVGVPGTVAGFWMAHAAHGSRSWEDLVDPAVELARDGFPVSEDLADGLDYLLRDARERGYTATVDAYSNAGRPWTAGETIRLPDLARTLARIRDQGRDGFYRGETARMLAAEMERGGGWITEADLADYEAVEREPVVGTYRGYELISMPPPSSGGVALIEMLNILEGYDLAALGHNSPAYLHLLGEAMRRAFLDRARWLGDPDFVEMPLERLTSKAYAAELRAGIDPERASASDSVAVEVAYESPETTHYSVVDKDGMAVSVTYTLEFGYGSRIVVPGAGFLLNNEMGDFNAHPGVTTSSGLIGTPANVARPGKRMLSSMSPSIVARDGELVAVIGTPGGRTIINTVLQVFLNVVDFGMDIQEAVDAPRIHHQWLPDRIRMEEGGLDEAGVAALRALGHTVSVGGQQGSANSIMIDPRTGDRLGAPDPRSEDAGAAGH from the coding sequence ATGCGTCCGAGAGCCCACCTCCGCCGCGGCGGCGTCGCCGCTCCCCTCGCTCTTGCCCTGGCCGTCGCGACCGCGGGGGCCGGCACGTGGCTGGCGGTGCGGGCGGATGCAGCCGCGCCGGTGCGTGCGGGCGATCCCGTCCGCGCTCCGAACGGCATGGTGGTCTCCCAGTCCGCGATCGCCAGCGAGGTGGGCGCGCGCGTGCTGGAGGAGGGCGGCAACGCCATCGATGCGGCAGTGGCCACGGGGCTCGCGCTCGCGGTCACGCATCCCACCGCCGGCAACATCGGCGGTGGGGGCTTCATGGTGGTTCGCTTCCCGGATGGCCGCGTGACAGCCTACGACTTCCGGGAGCGGGCGCCGGCGGCCGCGCACCCCGACATGTTCCTCGAGGCCGACGGCGAGTACTCGCCGGAGCGGCATCACAACTCGCACCTGGCCGTGGGTGTGCCGGGAACCGTGGCCGGCTTCTGGATGGCGCACGCCGCACACGGGAGCCGCAGCTGGGAGGATCTCGTGGATCCCGCGGTGGAGCTGGCCCGCGACGGATTCCCCGTGAGCGAAGACCTGGCCGACGGCCTGGACTACCTCCTGCGCGACGCCCGCGAGCGCGGCTACACGGCCACGGTGGACGCCTACTCCAACGCAGGTCGACCCTGGACGGCCGGCGAGACGATCCGCCTCCCCGACCTCGCGCGCACGTTGGCCCGCATCCGCGACCAGGGTCGCGACGGCTTCTACCGGGGCGAGACGGCACGGATGCTCGCGGCCGAGATGGAGCGCGGGGGCGGGTGGATCACCGAAGCGGATCTGGCGGACTATGAAGCCGTCGAACGCGAGCCGGTGGTGGGCACCTACCGGGGCTACGAGCTGATCAGCATGCCCCCGCCCTCCAGCGGAGGCGTGGCCCTGATCGAGATGCTCAACATCCTCGAGGGCTACGACCTGGCCGCCCTGGGGCACAATTCACCGGCCTACCTGCACCTGCTCGGCGAGGCGATGCGGCGGGCCTTCCTGGATCGGGCGCGCTGGCTGGGCGATCCGGACTTCGTGGAGATGCCGCTGGAGCGCCTGACCAGCAAGGCCTACGCGGCCGAGCTGCGCGCCGGGATCGATCCGGAGCGCGCCAGCGCGTCGGACTCCGTGGCGGTGGAGGTCGCCTACGAGAGCCCGGAGACCACCCACTACTCCGTCGTCGACAAGGACGGGATGGCCGTCTCCGTGACGTACACGCTCGAGTTCGGGTACGGCTCCCGCATCGTGGTGCCGGGCGCGGGTTTCCTCCTCAACAACGAGATGGGCGACTTCAATGCCCATCCCGGGGTCACCACCTCCTCGGGGCTGATCGGCACGCCTGCCAATGTCGCGCGGCCCGGGAAGCGGATGCTGTCGTCCATGTCGCCCAGCATCGTGGCCCGGGACGGCGAGCTCGTGGCGGTGATCGGCACGCCCGGCGGGCGGACCATCATCAACACGGTGCTCCAGGTCTTCCTGAACGTGGTGGACTTCGGGATGGACATCCAGGAGGCCGTGGACGCCCCCCGCATCCACCACCAGTGGCTGCCCGACCGGATCCGGATGGAGGAGGGCGGGCTGGACGAGGCGGGGGTGGCGGCGCTACGCGCGCTGGGCCATACCGTGTCGGTCGGGGGTCAGCAGGGGTCGGCCAACTCCATCATGATCGACCCCCGGACAGGCGACCGTCTGGGCGCCCCCGATCCCCGCTCCGAGGACGCCGGGGCGGCCGGCCACTGA
- a CDS encoding cupin domain-containing protein, translating into MSSKVHHHRLASMPLEEVNPLLSRRLITGERMMYAQVLLKKGCVVPRHSHDNEQITFIVEGALKFWIGEDESEELIVRAGEVLLIPSHVPHKAEALEDTVDVDIFCPPRADWLSGSDAYLRR; encoded by the coding sequence ATGAGCTCCAAGGTCCATCACCACCGTCTCGCGTCCATGCCCCTGGAAGAGGTGAACCCGCTGCTGTCCCGGCGGCTGATCACCGGCGAGCGCATGATGTACGCCCAGGTCCTGCTCAAGAAGGGATGCGTGGTACCGCGCCACTCCCACGACAACGAGCAGATCACCTTCATCGTCGAAGGTGCGCTCAAGTTCTGGATCGGGGAGGACGAGTCCGAGGAGCTGATCGTGCGGGCGGGCGAGGTGTTGCTGATCCCGTCCCACGTGCCGCACAAGGCGGAAGCGCTCGAGGACACGGTGGACGTGGACATCTTCTGCCCCCCGCGCGCCGATTGGCTGTCGGGGAGCGACGCCTACCTCCGCCGCTAG
- the thyX gene encoding FAD-dependent thymidylate synthase, giving the protein MDTKRPTIPAAEEVLGGYFPVLDHGFVALVDYMGSDEDVERAARVSYGYGTRKVSQTRGLIRYLRRHHHTTPSEMVEFKFHCAMPMFVARQWIRHRTASVNELSARYSLMPLLFYTPAAEQFALQSRSNKQGRDAAARSEIYEEAVRRWERLRTEAGSAYRWMLEEDVARELARIDLPVSTYTQWYWKIDLHNLLHFLTLRVDARAQWEIQQFARVIAGIVKRVAPLSYEAWVDYDLAARPITRAEREVLSRLLTVDDAGLHGRAGSVPAPDLQAAGLSRREVEELAEKLASPTVPDFELDLTSMRTADDVARTMYQAVPSAFE; this is encoded by the coding sequence ATGGATACCAAACGCCCCACGATTCCGGCCGCCGAGGAGGTTCTCGGTGGCTACTTCCCCGTGCTCGACCACGGCTTCGTGGCCCTGGTCGACTACATGGGCTCGGACGAGGACGTCGAGCGCGCGGCCCGGGTCAGCTACGGCTACGGCACCCGCAAGGTCTCCCAGACCCGGGGGCTCATCCGCTACCTGCGCCGACACCACCATACCACGCCCAGCGAGATGGTGGAGTTCAAGTTCCACTGCGCCATGCCCATGTTCGTGGCGCGCCAGTGGATCCGCCACCGGACCGCGTCGGTGAACGAGCTGTCGGCGCGCTACTCGCTGATGCCGCTGCTCTTCTATACGCCGGCGGCCGAGCAGTTCGCGCTGCAGAGCCGCAGCAACAAGCAGGGGCGGGACGCGGCCGCGAGGAGCGAGATCTACGAAGAGGCCGTCCGGCGCTGGGAGCGGCTGCGCACCGAGGCGGGCTCCGCCTACCGCTGGATGCTGGAAGAGGACGTGGCGCGCGAGCTGGCGCGCATCGATCTGCCCGTCTCCACCTACACGCAGTGGTACTGGAAGATCGACCTGCACAACCTCCTGCATTTCCTGACGCTGCGGGTGGACGCCCGGGCGCAATGGGAGATCCAGCAGTTCGCGCGCGTGATCGCCGGCATCGTCAAGCGCGTGGCGCCGCTCTCCTACGAAGCCTGGGTGGACTACGACCTGGCCGCGCGCCCCATCACGCGCGCGGAGCGCGAGGTCCTCTCCCGCCTCCTGACGGTGGACGACGCCGGGCTGCACGGCCGGGCGGGATCCGTTCCGGCCCCGGACCTGCAGGCGGCCGGACTGTCCCGGCGCGAAGTGGAGGAGCTGGCCGAGAAGCTGGCCTCTCCGACGGTGCCCGACTTCGAGCTCGACCTGACGTCGATGCGCACGGCGGACGACGTGGCGCGCACCATGTATCAGGCCGTGCCCTCCGCGTTCGAGTAG